A portion of the Acidisoma sp. PAMC 29798 genome contains these proteins:
- the prpB gene encoding methylisocitrate lyase codes for MTYLIGADLPDSPAGERFRHLLAQPGILKLPGAHNGMAALQAKAAGFEGLYLSGAAMTASMGLPDLGMITVDEVAFFIRQIVRASALPLLVDGDTGYGEALNVMHMVRVFEDAGAAAVHLEDQLLPKKCGHLNDKRLADPHDMAAKVAAAVRARRHLVVIARTDAAASEGMDGAIARAKLYVQAGADAIFPEAMTTRAMFEAFAAAMPGVPLLANMTEFGRTPFFTADEFAAMGYRMVIWPVSSLRVANKAQSALYAALARDGSTHGMIDQMQTRAELYDMIGLHAYEALDASIVQTIVPEGMPQKA; via the coding sequence ATGACTTATCTGATCGGTGCCGATCTGCCCGACAGCCCGGCGGGCGAACGGTTTCGCCACTTGCTCGCGCAACCGGGCATCCTGAAACTGCCGGGGGCGCATAACGGCATGGCCGCCCTTCAGGCCAAAGCCGCCGGCTTCGAAGGCCTGTATCTGTCAGGCGCGGCGATGACGGCCTCGATGGGCCTGCCTGATCTCGGCATGATCACGGTGGATGAGGTCGCCTTCTTCATTCGCCAGATCGTGCGCGCCAGCGCCCTGCCTTTGCTGGTGGATGGCGATACCGGCTACGGCGAAGCGCTCAACGTGATGCATATGGTCCGCGTCTTCGAGGATGCCGGCGCCGCGGCGGTGCATCTGGAAGACCAGCTTCTGCCCAAGAAATGCGGCCATCTGAATGATAAGCGGCTCGCCGATCCGCATGACATGGCCGCCAAGGTCGCGGCCGCCGTCCGCGCGCGGCGGCACCTGGTCGTCATCGCCCGCACCGATGCGGCGGCGAGCGAAGGCATGGACGGCGCCATTGCCCGCGCCAAACTCTATGTCCAGGCAGGGGCCGATGCGATCTTCCCCGAGGCGATGACGACGCGCGCCATGTTCGAGGCCTTCGCCGCCGCCATGCCGGGCGTGCCGCTGCTCGCCAATATGACGGAGTTCGGCCGCACGCCCTTCTTCACGGCCGATGAATTCGCGGCCATGGGCTACCGCATGGTGATTTGGCCAGTCAGCAGCCTGCGCGTCGCGAACAAGGCGCAGAGCGCACTCTATGCCGCCCTGGCGCGGGATGGCAGCACGCATGGGATGATCGACCAGATGCAAACCCGCGCCGAGCTGTACGACATGATCGGCCTCCACGCCTATGAGGCGCTGGACGCCTCGATCGTGCAGACGATCGTGCCGGAGGGCATGCCCCAGAAGGCCTAA
- a CDS encoding GreA/GreB family elongation factor, which produces MSRAFVSEDAAAAAAAVLPERPVSAMPNLVTASGLAQIEAEIARLEAGLVAATAEDAARPALARDLRYWRARRATAALTEPPARPTEVGFGTTVTLRRPNGDTQLWRIVGEDEADPARGLLSWASPVAQALLGAAPGDVVEMGKGRPAMTVLAVG; this is translated from the coding sequence ATGAGCCGTGCCTTCGTGTCCGAGGATGCCGCGGCGGCGGCGGCGGCTGTGCTGCCGGAGCGGCCGGTCAGCGCCATGCCGAACCTCGTGACCGCCAGCGGCCTCGCCCAGATCGAGGCCGAGATCGCCCGGCTGGAGGCGGGGCTCGTGGCCGCGACGGCCGAGGATGCCGCGAGGCCCGCGCTCGCCCGGGATCTCCGCTATTGGCGCGCGCGTCGGGCGACAGCCGCCCTGACCGAGCCGCCGGCCAGACCGACCGAGGTCGGCTTCGGCACCACCGTCACCCTGCGCCGACCCAATGGCGACACCCAGCTGTGGCGCATCGTGGGGGAGGATGAGGCCGATCCCGCACGCGGCTTGCTGAGCTGGGCCTCGCCCGTCGCCCAGGCGCTGCTCGGCGCCGCGCCGGGCGATGTGGTCGAGATGGGCAAAGGCCGCCCGGCGATGACGGTCCTGGCGGTCGGTTAG
- a CDS encoding DUF192 domain-containing protein codes for MRFRDFVPAFALTLAIMMAPALAQQTGPQPTLAKQPLTIVGDDGTRHAFQVEMALTPEQQETGLMFRTSVAADSGMLFMFSTPQEGQFWMKNTLVPLDMVFINPDGTIRTILENTVPHSLAVDDSNGPVLAVLELQGGLTAKEGIAVGDKVIAKPFGDTK; via the coding sequence ATGCGTTTCCGTGACTTTGTGCCCGCCTTCGCCCTCACCCTGGCCATCATGATGGCCCCCGCCCTGGCGCAGCAGACCGGGCCGCAACCGACGCTGGCCAAGCAGCCGCTGACGATCGTGGGGGATGACGGCACGCGCCACGCCTTCCAGGTCGAGATGGCGCTGACGCCCGAGCAACAAGAAACCGGCCTGATGTTCCGCACCTCGGTCGCGGCGGACAGCGGCATGCTGTTCATGTTCTCGACCCCGCAGGAAGGTCAGTTCTGGATGAAGAACACGCTGGTGCCGCTGGACATGGTCTTCATCAACCCCGACGGCACCATCCGCACCATCCTGGAGAATACCGTGCCGCATAGCCTGGCGGTGGATGACAGCAACGGCCCGGTGCTGGCGGTGCTGGAACTGCAGGGCGGCCTGACGGCCAAGGAGGGGATCGCCGTGGGCGACAAGGTCATCGCCAAGCCATTCGGCGACACCAAGTAG
- a CDS encoding ETC complex I subunit, with protein MRARIYRRPKSAMQSGRAMTHEWVLDWQRQEPQRADPLMGWIGSGDMQQQVILVFPTRDEAIAYAEAHGAAYDVEIPHDRVVKPKAYADNFRTDRADNWTH; from the coding sequence ATGCGCGCACGGATCTACCGCCGCCCGAAATCGGCCATGCAGTCGGGCCGTGCCATGACCCATGAATGGGTGCTGGATTGGCAGCGGCAGGAGCCGCAGCGCGCCGACCCCCTGATGGGCTGGATCGGCAGCGGCGATATGCAGCAGCAGGTGATTCTGGTCTTCCCGACGCGGGATGAGGCGATTGCCTATGCTGAGGCTCATGGCGCCGCCTATGACGTAGAAATTCCGCATGACCGGGTGGTCAAGCCCAAGGCCTATGCCGACAATTTCCGCACCGATCGCGCCGATAACTGGACCCATTGA
- a CDS encoding VOC family protein, with product MYDHVQIKVENLEGSRPFYEAVLGALGYQVVFEVEGVVVGIGTTPHDMFEVRQTTDGVPVSKAVHIAFAASSEEAVGAFHAAAIAHGATDNGGPGLRPHYEDGYYAAFVIDPNGHNLEAVFLNSR from the coding sequence ATGTACGATCATGTTCAAATCAAAGTGGAAAACCTCGAGGGAAGCCGGCCCTTCTATGAAGCCGTGCTGGGCGCGCTGGGATACCAGGTTGTATTCGAGGTGGAAGGCGTCGTCGTCGGCATCGGCACGACTCCGCATGATATGTTCGAGGTGCGCCAGACGACCGATGGCGTTCCTGTTTCCAAAGCGGTGCATATCGCATTTGCCGCCAGCAGCGAGGAAGCGGTGGGGGCCTTCCACGCGGCCGCCATAGCGCATGGCGCGACCGATAACGGTGGGCCGGGCCTTCGACCTCACTATGAGGACGGGTATTATGCGGCCTTCGTCATCGATCCGAACGGCCACAATCTCGAAGCCGTCTTTCTGAACAGCCGCTAG
- a CDS encoding DUF3658 domain-containing protein — translation MNDGAEIIHVVFGRCIADTLREALALLDSTARVIGLPDCLSVGPIDPPDPTLRQAWGKSVLRADPMLRDALVSDTRDVEAAWVEATAPGINPVFWACLSSPMEHACFLAFAARMQDRCFDIVDATNLDFTTIDGVRRPWSLGLMRVQDIVASNLYATRRPISAEAHRAAAMAWSELCHENAPFRIVRDGRMVSAPLTQYDAFLVAQARQDWEIAARLIGRTITKLCFENSPPGQATSDVVLFGRMLALCEAGLLEITGPGPDLRDYHVRRPLQ, via the coding sequence ATGAACGACGGTGCCGAAATCATTCACGTCGTGTTCGGCAGGTGCATTGCAGACACGCTCCGCGAAGCGTTGGCGTTGCTCGACAGCACGGCGCGCGTGATCGGCTTGCCCGACTGCCTCAGCGTCGGCCCGATCGATCCGCCCGATCCGACCCTGCGGCAAGCTTGGGGCAAGTCCGTCTTGCGGGCGGACCCAATGCTGCGGGACGCACTCGTCAGTGACACAAGGGACGTAGAGGCGGCGTGGGTGGAAGCAACCGCGCCTGGTATCAATCCTGTCTTCTGGGCGTGCTTGAGTTCGCCGATGGAGCATGCGTGCTTCCTGGCCTTCGCAGCGCGCATGCAAGACCGATGCTTCGACATCGTCGACGCAACCAACCTCGACTTCACGACGATTGATGGCGTCAGGCGCCCGTGGTCTCTGGGTTTGATGCGTGTGCAGGATATCGTTGCGTCCAACCTATATGCGACGCGGCGTCCGATCTCTGCCGAGGCGCATCGCGCAGCGGCCATGGCGTGGTCGGAACTTTGTCACGAGAACGCACCGTTCCGGATCGTCAGGGACGGCCGCATGGTGTCGGCACCGCTCACGCAGTACGATGCCTTCCTGGTCGCGCAGGCGCGCCAGGACTGGGAGATTGCTGCGCGATTGATCGGCCGCACGATCACCAAGCTGTGCTTCGAGAATTCACCGCCCGGCCAGGCGACGAGCGACGTTGTTCTGTTCGGACGTATGCTGGCGCTGTGTGAGGCGGGCTTGCTTGAAATCACGGGGCCCGGACCGGATCTGCGCGACTATCACGTGCGCAGGCCTTTGCAGTAA
- a CDS encoding alpha/beta hydrolase family protein, with the protein MSKVGYRRGQAADLSRENWAGTGPRPLSWTAWYPTEAEQPEEEVSLGREGAAWMTMGKVVTQGELRRQTEPFPVVLMSHGTGGSAADLGWLGIRLAAKGFVVLGVDHHGNTAVEPFRPEGFLCWWERARDLSVVLDLLAELEPFQGRLDFGKVFAAGFSLGGYTVLSLGGAITHMRLFSDWMTARGITRGPREFPDIASHVAPLLERSRVFRASWERPSQSYRDARVKAILSCAPAPTVRAFSNESLRDLTLPVSLIVGGADTEAPAEDCAYWLDERLPNRRLVLLGPDVGHAIFLCEATALGRTADPIACLDAVGVDRRAIHDDVAARAIALFRI; encoded by the coding sequence GTGTCCAAGGTCGGATACCGCAGAGGCCAGGCCGCCGATCTGTCTCGTGAGAATTGGGCGGGCACGGGACCCCGCCCACTCAGTTGGACCGCTTGGTATCCCACCGAAGCCGAGCAGCCCGAGGAAGAGGTCTCTCTGGGGCGCGAGGGCGCTGCGTGGATGACGATGGGCAAAGTGGTCACGCAGGGCGAGCTTCGGCGCCAGACCGAGCCCTTCCCCGTCGTTCTGATGTCTCACGGAACCGGCGGCTCGGCTGCGGATCTTGGTTGGCTCGGTATCCGCCTTGCCGCTAAGGGTTTTGTCGTGCTCGGCGTCGATCATCACGGCAACACGGCTGTCGAACCCTTCCGCCCGGAGGGCTTCCTCTGTTGGTGGGAACGCGCCCGAGACCTGTCGGTCGTCCTGGATCTTCTGGCAGAGTTAGAGCCGTTTCAAGGGCGCCTCGACTTTGGAAAGGTCTTCGCCGCGGGCTTCTCGCTCGGCGGCTATACCGTTCTGTCGCTCGGCGGCGCGATCACGCATATGCGTTTGTTCTCAGACTGGATGACGGCGCGCGGCATCACGCGCGGTCCACGGGAGTTTCCAGACATCGCTTCCCATGTCGCGCCCCTGCTCGAACGCAGCCGCGTCTTTCGGGCGTCGTGGGAGCGGCCATCGCAGTCGTATAGGGATGCGCGCGTCAAAGCCATTCTATCCTGTGCGCCCGCGCCGACAGTCAGGGCGTTTTCAAACGAGAGCCTGCGGGATCTCACGCTGCCCGTCTCACTTATTGTCGGCGGCGCGGACACCGAAGCTCCTGCCGAGGACTGCGCCTATTGGCTCGACGAACGCCTGCCCAATAGGCGCCTGGTCCTGCTTGGACCCGACGTGGGGCATGCGATCTTCCTCTGCGAAGCCACGGCTTTGGGTCGCACGGCTGACCCGATCGCGTGCCTCGACGCCGTTGGCGTGGATCGCCGTGCAATCCACGACGACGTCGCGGCACGCGCTATCGCATTATTCCGGATCTAG
- a CDS encoding HAD family hydrolase: protein MIKAVMIDVDGVLVTGRPVDGSPWATDLFTDLNLAPSVLHRAFFEPHWEQIITGKVTIRERLAQVLHDIAPELTPDTLLAYWFRNDARLDEQLLQDLAKLRVAGLQVHLVTNQEHERASYLMNALGLAAHVDGCHYSAALGHRKPFPEFFHAVRQRVGFQPDELLLVDDQEQNVLAATEAGWAAHLWTPGQTLRSAMPDVVENRPWPRRSMTGRSGLSPQ, encoded by the coding sequence ATGATCAAAGCGGTGATGATTGACGTCGATGGCGTCCTGGTGACCGGCCGGCCGGTTGATGGAAGCCCGTGGGCCACCGACCTGTTCACAGACCTAAACCTGGCCCCTTCGGTCCTCCATCGCGCGTTCTTCGAACCTCATTGGGAGCAGATCATCACAGGGAAGGTCACAATACGCGAGCGGCTAGCCCAGGTTCTTCACGACATCGCACCTGAACTGACGCCTGATACGCTGCTGGCCTATTGGTTCCGCAACGACGCCCGACTGGATGAGCAGTTGCTGCAGGACTTGGCAAAGCTGCGAGTGGCCGGGTTGCAGGTCCATCTCGTCACCAATCAGGAACACGAGAGGGCATCCTACCTGATGAATGCGCTCGGTCTGGCCGCGCATGTCGATGGATGCCATTACTCCGCAGCCCTTGGTCACAGGAAGCCATTCCCTGAATTCTTCCACGCCGTCCGTCAGCGGGTTGGTTTCCAACCGGATGAGCTGCTTCTGGTGGATGACCAGGAGCAGAACGTATTGGCGGCTACTGAAGCCGGTTGGGCCGCGCATCTATGGACCCCCGGGCAGACGCTTCGAAGCGCCATGCCAGATGTCGTGGAAAATCGACCCTGGCCACGACGCTCCATGACGGGCAGGTCCGGCCTATCGCCTCAGTGA
- a CDS encoding LysR substrate-binding domain-containing protein, with amino-acid sequence MKRGRLPLTALRSFESAGRLLSFTEAAEELFVTQAAVSRQIRELEDSLGTRLFHRHHRRVSLTETGARLLGRLTESFDAIDEALREALTAVSRAPLVISVEPGFAACWLVSRLDGFRALQPEIDVEVLSDPRLIEFRTSRAALAIRYSVGAADWPRVEARLLVRSFGTPVLAPSLLATGPPLQRPEDLAQYTLLYEDGRQNWSAWMEAAGLPSHSMSRGPLYNDPALIVPAAVRGHGVALGDLALVSDDIAAGRLIAPFDLKVSFGGYWLVAPSLTALSPAAEAFVIWLSASLNIQNDTTAVPD; translated from the coding sequence ATGAAGCGTGGGCGCCTGCCTTTGACGGCCCTCCGCAGCTTCGAAAGTGCGGGGCGACTTCTCAGTTTTACGGAGGCGGCTGAGGAGCTCTTCGTGACCCAGGCGGCTGTCAGTCGGCAGATCCGCGAGTTGGAAGACAGCCTTGGAACGCGGCTGTTCCATCGGCATCACCGCAGGGTGAGTTTGACCGAAACCGGTGCAAGGCTTCTCGGCCGCCTGACCGAGAGTTTCGACGCCATCGACGAGGCCTTGCGTGAGGCATTGACCGCAGTATCGCGCGCCCCCCTCGTCATCAGCGTCGAACCGGGTTTCGCCGCATGCTGGCTGGTGAGTCGTCTCGATGGTTTCCGGGCTCTACAGCCCGAGATCGACGTTGAGGTCTTATCGGATCCGCGCCTCATCGAGTTCCGAACCTCCCGTGCCGCGCTTGCCATTCGCTATTCTGTGGGGGCCGCAGACTGGCCGAGGGTGGAGGCGCGCCTTCTGGTTCGATCCTTCGGAACGCCGGTGCTCGCGCCCTCCCTCTTGGCGACCGGACCGCCGTTGCAGCGCCCCGAGGACCTCGCGCAGTACACATTGCTGTATGAGGATGGCCGCCAGAATTGGTCTGCCTGGATGGAAGCGGCCGGGCTCCCCTCACATTCAATGAGCCGTGGCCCCCTCTATAACGATCCGGCCCTGATCGTGCCCGCGGCTGTACGGGGTCACGGCGTGGCACTCGGTGACCTGGCTTTGGTGAGCGATGACATTGCCGCCGGGCGGCTGATCGCACCCTTTGACCTCAAGGTGAGCTTCGGAGGATATTGGCTGGTCGCACCAAGCCTGACCGCGCTCAGCCCGGCCGCGGAAGCCTTCGTGATCTGGCTCTCTGCGTCACTCAATATTCAGAACGACACGACCGCAGTACCCGATTGA
- a CDS encoding OsmC family protein, which translates to MATYTADIEWTLKSGEDFLTGRYSRGHTIRFDGGTVVPASASPHIVGKWAVETAVDPEEMLVAALSNCHMLSFLHVARLAGFTIVAYRDHAEGVMEDIAPGRQAVTKVVLHPHIEWSGLVPDKETLRHLHHEAHDVCFIANSVKTQVSVA; encoded by the coding sequence ATGGCGACCTATACTGCGGATATCGAATGGACCCTCAAGAGCGGAGAGGATTTCCTGACTGGCCGTTACAGTCGCGGCCATACCATCCGCTTCGACGGTGGAACCGTAGTTCCGGCCTCCGCGTCGCCACATATCGTCGGAAAATGGGCTGTGGAAACGGCTGTTGATCCAGAAGAAATGCTCGTCGCCGCCCTATCCAATTGTCATATGCTGTCCTTCCTCCACGTGGCGCGGCTTGCCGGGTTCACGATCGTTGCCTATCGGGATCATGCGGAAGGTGTCATGGAGGACATCGCGCCAGGCAGGCAGGCCGTGACAAAGGTCGTGCTTCATCCACATATCGAATGGAGTGGGTTAGTTCCTGACAAGGAGACGCTGAGGCATCTGCATCATGAAGCCCATGACGTGTGTTTCATCGCGAATTCGGTAAAAACACAGGTGAGTGTTGCCTAG
- a CDS encoding glyoxalase — MSMIKRIAIVAFASSVVGLMPQASNAEAAASLAVGPQYDTTHVYIAPSNVDRFVKSFLETFGGTSTKQAVVTVTPTPSLTSSQLLLTSVGSLSIFGFRTPVPYPFGFERTGYLVRDMDTAVQAARAAGAAVLVTMFPDAIGRDTIIQWPGGVNMQLYWHTKAPSYPALQTVPENRVYVPPERAMEFVRDFDRFAGGVVVSDDAQAPGAEIGRPGDTYRRIRIVSPFGNMTVLVTDGHLPYPYGHEMTGYAVSDLAATIVKAKAAGAALLSGPYAVDARLAAMLEFPGGYIAEVHSSAP, encoded by the coding sequence ATGAGTATGATCAAGCGCATTGCCATCGTAGCTTTCGCCTCAAGCGTAGTGGGATTGATGCCTCAGGCCAGCAATGCAGAGGCCGCGGCGTCATTGGCGGTGGGACCGCAATACGACACCACTCATGTCTATATCGCGCCGTCCAATGTTGATCGATTTGTGAAGAGTTTTCTAGAAACCTTCGGTGGCACGTCCACAAAACAGGCCGTCGTGACGGTCACCCCCACCCCTAGCCTCACCAGTTCTCAATTGCTGCTCACATCCGTCGGAAGTCTTTCGATCTTTGGCTTCCGGACACCCGTCCCCTATCCCTTTGGTTTCGAGCGTACGGGCTATCTCGTTCGCGATATGGATACGGCGGTCCAAGCGGCGCGTGCCGCTGGCGCCGCTGTCTTGGTTACGATGTTTCCAGATGCCATTGGTCGCGACACCATCATTCAATGGCCGGGCGGCGTAAACATGCAACTCTATTGGCACACGAAGGCGCCGTCCTATCCGGCACTTCAGACGGTTCCTGAAAATCGGGTCTATGTGCCGCCAGAAAGAGCCATGGAGTTCGTTCGGGACTTTGACCGTTTCGCTGGCGGCGTGGTTGTGTCTGACGACGCACAGGCACCGGGTGCGGAGATCGGCCGGCCTGGAGACACTTATCGACGCATCCGTATCGTCTCACCCTTTGGCAACATGACCGTGCTTGTTACGGATGGGCACCTTCCTTATCCTTATGGGCATGAGATGACCGGCTACGCGGTCAGTGATCTTGCGGCGACCATCGTCAAGGCCAAGGCGGCCGGCGCCGCTCTTCTGTCTGGGCCCTATGCGGTGGATGCGCGTTTGGCGGCCATGCTGGAATTCCCCGGCGGTTACATTGCCGAAGTGCATTCCAGTGCACCCTGA
- a CDS encoding bifunctional protein-serine/threonine kinase/phosphatase, whose protein sequence is MDPSALHFDPGRLEVRIGLATVPGPRADNQDFALAYLGTQTTRASHGVVAAVADGVSSTTGGRVAAELAVRGFIDGFLAQKETLAVPQAAAIALTAIADWIESQGQRDANLAGMATTLTALVLRGRRAYGIHIGDSRLYRLTQGQLTQLTTDHHLNARVLSRAVGIEGGSRADYCSEPAAAGDRFLLTSDGVHSALSATRIGAILKRRAAPDETAEMLVTSALEAGGRDNATAMVVDVVDIPAADRADLAADMARLPIGSLPAPGETVDQFDLGPILADGEMSRLFRATDRQSGRAVIVKFPNPELASAPHLRAAFLREAWITTRLHGPWLGEAPEPDPGRQTRLYAVIAFHEGETLDQRLQRRPRVGLEEGIAIGERLAKATAVLHRAGIIHRDIKPGNVFLAPSGAARLIDFGLARVPGIEEEAAAGDPGGVPGTPSYMAPELFSGTTRGDAKTDVYALGVTLYRMFSGGPYPYGEVRAFAPPRATNPVPLTRHRPDLPAWLDATILKAAALNRDERFDDAIDLVLALEAGESFRPIHARPALYDRNPLLFWKTVSAILAFIILCLLVWQH, encoded by the coding sequence GTGGATCCGAGCGCCCTCCATTTCGACCCCGGCCGATTGGAGGTCCGTATCGGTCTCGCCACCGTTCCGGGGCCACGCGCCGACAACCAGGATTTCGCCCTCGCCTATCTCGGCACGCAGACCACCCGCGCTAGCCACGGCGTGGTCGCGGCGGTGGCGGACGGTGTTTCGAGCACGACGGGGGGCCGGGTTGCGGCCGAATTGGCCGTGCGCGGCTTCATCGACGGGTTTCTCGCCCAGAAGGAGACCCTGGCCGTGCCGCAGGCCGCCGCCATCGCCCTGACCGCGATTGCCGATTGGATCGAATCCCAGGGTCAGCGCGATGCGAACCTCGCCGGTATGGCGACGACCCTCACCGCCCTCGTGCTGCGCGGCCGGCGCGCCTACGGCATCCATATCGGCGATTCTCGGCTGTATCGCCTGACGCAGGGCCAGCTCACGCAGCTCACCACCGATCACCACCTGAACGCGCGCGTCTTGAGCCGCGCCGTCGGCATCGAAGGTGGCAGCCGTGCCGATTACTGCAGTGAACCGGCGGCGGCGGGGGACCGCTTTCTGCTGACCAGTGACGGCGTGCATTCCGCCCTGTCCGCCACGCGCATCGGCGCCATCCTCAAGCGCCGCGCGGCACCGGACGAAACGGCCGAGATGCTGGTCACCTCCGCCTTGGAGGCAGGCGGGCGCGACAATGCCACCGCGATGGTGGTGGACGTCGTCGACATCCCGGCCGCCGACCGCGCCGACCTCGCCGCGGATATGGCCCGCCTGCCGATCGGGTCGCTGCCCGCGCCAGGCGAGACCGTGGATCAGTTCGACCTCGGGCCGATCCTTGCGGATGGCGAGATGAGCCGGCTGTTTCGCGCCACCGACCGCCAGAGCGGCCGGGCCGTGATCGTCAAATTCCCGAACCCGGAGCTTGCCAGCGCCCCGCATCTGCGCGCGGCCTTCCTGCGAGAGGCCTGGATCACCACGCGGCTTCATGGGCCTTGGCTCGGCGAAGCGCCGGAGCCCGATCCTGGCCGGCAAACGCGGCTCTATGCCGTCATCGCCTTCCATGAGGGGGAAACGCTGGACCAGCGTCTGCAGCGCCGGCCGCGCGTCGGCCTGGAGGAGGGCATCGCCATTGGCGAGCGTCTGGCCAAGGCGACCGCCGTTCTGCATCGGGCGGGGATCATCCATCGCGACATCAAGCCCGGTAACGTCTTTCTGGCACCCTCGGGTGCGGCACGGCTGATCGACTTCGGTCTCGCGCGGGTGCCGGGCATCGAGGAAGAGGCGGCGGCCGGCGATCCGGGCGGCGTTCCGGGAACGCCGAGCTATATGGCGCCCGAGCTGTTCAGCGGCACGACGCGCGGTGACGCCAAGACCGATGTCTATGCTTTGGGCGTGACATTGTATCGCATGTTCAGTGGCGGGCCCTATCCGTATGGCGAGGTGCGTGCCTTCGCGCCGCCACGCGCGACCAATCCTGTGCCGCTGACGCGCCATCGCCCGGATCTGCCGGCCTGGCTCGATGCGACGATCCTGAAGGCCGCCGCGCTGAACCGCGACGAGCGTTTCGACGATGCCATCGACTTGGTGCTGGCGCTGGAAGCCGGCGAGAGCTTTCGTCCGATTCATGCGAGACCGGCGCTCTATGATCGCAATCCGCTGCTGTTCTGGAAGACGGTCAGCGCAATTCTGGCGTTTATCATTCTCTGCCTGCTGGTCTGGCAGCATTGA